GCCGCGCCGGGATGTGGCTCACCGGGTAGATGGTCAGGTAGTTCGGCTCCGCGGCGATGAACCCGGCCTCCTTCAGCACGCGAATCCCTGCCCGGATCACGTTGGGGTGGTGGCCGCGCGCGGTGATGATCGACAGGGGCCGGCCCTTGGCGCAGGCGTGCTCGAAGAATTCCCACGACGGCGCCTGCCACTCGTCCGGCGGCTTGGTCTCGATCACATGCCGGATATCCGCGACGAAGTGCTGTTGATCGGGCGACTCGAGCTGCTCGTCCGGGATGTCGCGGAAGTGCTGATACGACCCTTCGAAGACGGCGTAGTCCTGCCACTCGCCCGGCACGCCCAACCGTGACGCGATCTGGGCGTATTGGCCGGTGCTCACGCGCTCGATCGCGCCGGTCATCGTGTTCTGAACGAGGATCGACGTATCGAGATACATGACGTTGTCGTCAAAGTCGAAAAAGTAGAAGCTCTGCGCCTGTCCGGTGGTCATGGGTCTGCGTCCTGCTGCTGTCGCGCGACTCCTCTAGCATACCGCGGGGTTGTCGGCTCAGGCCGACGGCGCGCGGAACTGGAGCGCGTTCACCTTGCGGCCGATGCAGCGCCCGTGTTCGAGGCCCAGCTCGATGGCGGCGCGGTAGTGGATGCCGCCGTACAGCCGCGAGATCGCCGCTTCCTCGGCCATCTCGGAGAACGACCGGTAATCGCGCGCCGGCAGTCCGCGGGCATCGTGCGTGTGGTCGGTGAAACGGTACTCGTCGCCGAACAGGCCGGCCAACACGACCGCCGCCGCGCCGGACTGCACCGAATGTCCGGACGGGTACTCGGGGAACGGCGGCGTGTTGACGATCGACATCCATTCCGGGTCGATCAGCTCGCGGATCACGGTGATCGGCCGAATGAGATGGTAGATGTACTTGGCGTTCCAGCAGCCGATGAACGCGTCGGCCACGGCGATCCCCATGCGGGCGTAGGCCTCGGCGGCCACGTCCAGCGACGCGCCTTCCTGCCGCAGCACCTGTGTCAGCACCGAGATCGAATGGCCGGGCGGGGTGGCGGTCACGCCGGGATCGTCCGACCAGAACTCGGCGATGGCGGTCTGCTCGTCGGTCAGCGCCATCGACACGTCGTAGACCTCGCGCACCTCGGCGAGGAACGCAGTCGATCCCTGCTCGGCATACGGCGCATCGACCCTGCATTCTGCGCCGGACTCGAGCGCGAACGACCGGTTGTCGCCCCAATAGGGCTGCATGGCGGGCTGCGGATTGCCACCGCGGCGCGGCGTCGGCACCCACATCGTCAACCCGACCGGGCGCACGTAGTCGGCTGGGAAGTTGAGCATGTAGCCCTCGTGGCCGCCGTCGGTCATCGACCAGTCATAGATTGCGCGCGCCACCAGCGTGCCGTGCACGGCGGAACGAATCGCGGTGTCGAGGTCGGTCTGCGCGGCGAGCGTGTTGTTGGTCTCCGCCTCCAGCGCGTTGATCGCCGCTTTTCCGGCGTCGGTCGCGTTGGGGAACATCAAGCGTGAGATTTCGGCCAGCGCGGCGTTGGCGACGATCCCCCAGTGCAGCGG
The sequence above is a segment of the Candidatus Flexicrinis affinis genome. Coding sequences within it:
- a CDS encoding vanadium-dependent haloperoxidase translates to MNARIRMLILVRSVRAFALLALLLLTVAVLPVAAQPPAQMAADQPADVATAWFDLQLELVRTSPGFTPPVASRAFGYSGVALYESLVAGMPGYQSLVGQLNGFTGVPQPAADRPLHWGIVANAALAEISRLMFPNATDAGKAAINALEAETNNTLAAQTDLDTAIRSAVHGTLVARAIYDWSMTDGGHEGYMLNFPADYVRPVGLTMWVPTPRRGGNPQPAMQPYWGDNRSFALESGAECRVDAPYAEQGSTAFLAEVREVYDVSMALTDEQTAIAEFWSDDPGVTATPPGHSISVLTQVLRQEGASLDVAAEAYARMGIAVADAFIGCWNAKYIYHLIRPITVIRELIDPEWMSIVNTPPFPEYPSGHSVQSGAAAVVLAGLFGDEYRFTDHTHDARGLPARDYRSFSEMAEEAAISRLYGGIHYRAAIELGLEHGRCIGRKVNALQFRAPSA